From Pandoraea norimbergensis, the proteins below share one genomic window:
- a CDS encoding putative toxin: MPENTKRTTVILPNGSPVTVVPDARDGTTIIEVKDVVALANSNQFRGYLETGNPIRLIVSPNTKTISQPWRDLIANSGGSIRVFDPKDGTFRPWVSK, encoded by the coding sequence GTGCCAGAAAATACAAAACGGACTACTGTCATTCTTCCCAATGGCTCACCCGTCACGGTTGTTCCCGATGCGAGGGATGGGACAACTATTATTGAAGTCAAAGACGTAGTTGCGTTGGCGAATTCTAATCAATTCAGAGGTTATTTAGAGACAGGTAATCCTATTCGGCTAATTGTTAGTCCGAATACGAAAACAATTTCTCAACCATGGCGAGATTTGATCGCTAACTCCGGGGGGTCGATTCGTGTCTTCGATCCAAAGGATGGGACGTTCCGTCCATGGGTATCGAAATAG